A window of Solanum stenotomum isolate F172 chromosome 3, ASM1918654v1, whole genome shotgun sequence contains these coding sequences:
- the LOC125860316 gene encoding protein PSK SIMULATOR 1: MALETWLNKVKKTIAHSFVTVRSAGAPRAKTAVIKKSSVGVLAFEISGLMSKLLHLWQFLSEKNMIRIRNESICLEGVRKIVSNDDAFLIGLACAEIVENLRMVAKSLSRISKRCEDSHLRSFDRFFTEFANMGRDPYNWVLSLKDMELKIKKMDQFVTTTALLHRQMDELSVLENSLKKASNSNSNSHFKDSDISIKEQKILELRQKYLWQKQEVKYLKERSLWCRSFDTVTSLLARSIFTTLARIKLVFGINHGYPNSLPRSLSASATVYPSENHNTCNFVSGPLMNNPPILKVSDHEFFESNTKVLKPPTSTLGAAALALHYANLIIVMEKMIRSPQLVGVDARDDLYSMLPNSVRSSLRSRLKGVGFSASDPVLAGEWKDALQKILGWLSPLAHNMIKWQSERSFEQQNLVPKTNVLLLQTLYFANQEKTEAAITELLVGLNYIWRFEREMNAKALFECTNFNNFLNLKHSSN, encoded by the coding sequence ATGGCGCTGGAAACATGGTTGAATAAGGTGAAAAAAACGATAGCACACAGCTTTGTTACAGTAAGATCAGCCGGTGCGCCACGTGCAAAGACGGCGGTGATAAAGAAATCCAGTGTTGGGGTTTTAGCATTTGAGATCTCTGGGTTGATGTCAAAGCTACTCCATTTATGGCAATTTTTATCTGAGAAAAATATGATAAGAATTCGTAATGAGTCGATATGCCTAGAAGGTGTTCGTAAAATTGTCTCAAACGATGATGCTTTTCTTATAGGCCTTGCTTGTGCGGAGATTGTGGAGAATTTGAGGATGGTTGCGAAATCTTTGTCAAGAATCAGCAAGAGATGTGAAGATTCACATCTTAGAAGCTTTGATCGATTCTTTACTGAATTCGCAAATATGGGTCGTGATCCTTATAATTGGGTTCTTAGTTTGAAGGATATGGagttaaaaatcaagaaaatggatCAGTTTGTCACTACAACTGCCCTGCTTCATCGACAAATGGATGAGCTTTCAGTACTTGAGAATAGTTTAAAGAAAGCTTCGAATTCGAATTCGAATTCCCATTTCAAAGATTCTGACATTTCAATCAAAGAACAGAAGATACTTGAGCTACGACAGAAGTATCTGTGGCAGAAACAAGAAGTTAAGTATCTAAAAGAGCGATCTTTATGGTGTCGTAGCTTTGATACAGTTACATCATTGTTGGCTCGATCCATTTTCACTACACTAGCAAGGATCAAGCTTGTTTTTGGTATCAATCATGGATATCCAAATTCACTCCCACGTAGTCTCTCTGCTTCAGCCACTGTTTATCCTTCAGAAAATCATAACACATGCAATTTCGTCTCCGGGCCATTGATGAACAATCCCCCTATACTGAAAGTCTCAGATCATGAATTTTTCGAGTCAAATACTAAGGTACTTAAACCACCAACGAGTACTTTAGGCGCGGCTGCACTTGCTCTACATTATGCTAATTTGATCATTGTTATGGAAAAAATGATAAGATCACCACAACTAGTTGGGGTTGATGCTAGAGATGATTTATACTCCATGTTACCAAATAGCGTTCGATCATCATTAAGATCAAGACTAAAAGGAGTTGGATTTTCGGCTAGTGATCCAGTTCTTGCTGGTGAATGGAAAGATGCCCTACAAAAGATTTTAGGATGGTTGTCACCTTTAGCACATAACATGATCAAATGGCAAAGTGAAAGGAGCTTTGAACAACAAAATTTAGTTCCAAAAACTAATGTTCTCTTGCTGCAGACTTTGTATTttgcaaatcaagaaaagactgAAGCTGCCATAACAGAGCTGTTAGTTGGTCTAAACTATATTTGGAGGTTTGAAAGAGAAATGAATGCTAAGGCCTTGTTTGAGTGTACcaacttcaacaacttcttgAATTTGAAGCATTCAAGTAATTAG